A genomic window from Gemmatimonadaceae bacterium includes:
- a CDS encoding alpha/beta hydrolase: MPFRARHLALALAALTVASACAAPVTSSPAPTAVDTLYYISARDRAAEDGLPKVAATLEYGLVLTRRPRMDDPTSDGARIAILDSVLLTRESFIAALQARVPHDAPPQEFAVLYTHGYGTSLHNLWEHSALARLRSRGEQPWIVFAWPSIGSGVAWPRDGEIFTAAYRLDSAAAVASRGMYTAALTTVHEAIGGARLLPVAHSLGGQLVGETLREDAGLRLRLVADPLRALAFVSPDVEVRRFGDTIVPAARPLTQRLLLYASADDRVLFFSERINASMRAGRVREVADGPVVFNGLESVDITEGQYANSWIVNAFGTRHALRRKSAALFDLVHLVGAQRDASCREALGTAERLASGAWRLTSADVPAPQRAAACAGFIATN, translated from the coding sequence ATGCCCTTTCGCGCTCGCCACCTCGCCCTCGCTCTCGCCGCTCTCACTGTGGCGAGCGCCTGTGCTGCGCCGGTGACGAGCTCGCCCGCGCCGACCGCCGTCGACACACTGTACTACATCTCGGCGCGCGATCGCGCCGCCGAGGACGGACTGCCGAAGGTCGCGGCGACGCTGGAGTACGGGCTGGTGCTGACGCGTCGGCCGCGGATGGACGATCCCACGAGCGACGGCGCGCGCATCGCGATCCTCGACTCCGTGTTGCTCACGCGCGAGTCCTTCATCGCCGCGCTGCAGGCCCGCGTGCCCCACGACGCGCCGCCGCAGGAGTTCGCCGTGCTCTACACGCACGGCTACGGCACGTCCCTGCACAACCTGTGGGAGCATAGCGCGCTGGCGCGCCTGCGCTCGCGCGGGGAGCAGCCGTGGATCGTCTTCGCCTGGCCATCCATCGGCTCGGGGGTGGCGTGGCCGCGGGACGGCGAGATCTTCACCGCGGCTTACCGCCTTGACTCGGCGGCTGCGGTGGCGAGCCGTGGGATGTACACCGCGGCGCTGACCACTGTGCACGAGGCCATCGGCGGTGCGCGGCTGTTGCCGGTGGCGCACTCGCTAGGCGGGCAGCTGGTTGGCGAAACCCTGCGTGAGGATGCTGGGCTGCGGTTGCGTCTCGTCGCTGACCCGTTGCGCGCGCTGGCGTTTGTCTCACCGGACGTCGAGGTGCGCCGCTTCGGGGATACCATTGTACCGGCCGCGCGCCCGCTGACGCAGCGGCTGCTGCTCTACGCGTCAGCAGACGACCGGGTGCTGTTCTTCTCGGAGCGGATCAATGCGTCGATGCGGGCGGGCCGGGTGCGCGAGGTCGCGGATGGACCGGTGGTGTTCAATGGGCTGGAATCGGTGGACATCACCGAGGGCCAGTACGCGAACTCGTGGATCGTGAACGCCTTTGGGACGCGGCACGCGCTGCGTCGGAAGAGCGCCGCGTTGTTCGACCTTGTGCATTTGGTGGGCGCGCAGCGTGATGCGTCCTGCCGCGAGGCGCTCGGCACCGCCGAGCGCCTCGCCAGCGGAGCCTGGCGCCTGACTTCGGCCGATGTGCCTGCGCCCCAGCGGGCAGCGGCCTGCGCCGGGTTCATCGCGACGAACTGA
- a CDS encoding Pr6Pr family membrane protein, with translation MPRTLLVLAALLGWTAVLTQFVLSIRSSLAGGNSVWHGIVMYFGYFTLLTNILCAAILTAFLRGRDAPLRRFLRRPGVVTAAATSIIVVGVVYHLLLAATWNPQGIDLVVDTLLHTVNPLLFVLAWTRLVPRGAVALRDAPWWALYILGYAAYILVRGAAIGEYPYPFIDVTVLGYPTALRNAALLGLAFVALSALMVGVNRTLGAPRTPET, from the coding sequence ATGCCACGCACCCTCCTCGTCCTCGCTGCCCTGCTCGGCTGGACCGCCGTGCTCACGCAGTTCGTCCTCTCCATCCGCAGCAGCCTCGCCGGCGGCAACTCCGTCTGGCACGGCATCGTGATGTACTTCGGCTACTTCACGCTGCTCACCAACATCCTCTGCGCCGCGATCCTCACGGCGTTCCTGCGCGGCCGCGATGCACCGCTGCGCCGCTTCCTGCGTCGCCCGGGCGTCGTCACCGCCGCCGCGACCTCCATCATCGTCGTGGGCGTCGTCTACCATCTGCTGCTCGCAGCCACCTGGAATCCGCAGGGCATCGACCTCGTGGTCGACACGCTGCTGCACACGGTGAACCCGTTGCTCTTCGTGCTCGCGTGGACGCGCCTCGTGCCGCGCGGTGCCGTCGCGCTGCGCGATGCGCCGTGGTGGGCGCTGTATATCCTCGGCTACGCCGCGTACATCCTCGTGCGCGGCGCAGCGATCGGCGAGTATCCGTATCCCTTCATTGATGTCACCGTGCTCGGCTACCCCACCGCGCTTCGCAATGCCGCCCTTCTCGGGCTAGCTTTTGTGGCGCTGTCCGCCCTGATGGTCGGCGTCAACCGCACGCTGGGCGCACCCCGTACTCCGGAGACCTGA
- a CDS encoding xanthine dehydrogenase family protein molybdopterin-binding subunit, whose translation MGRAKTIARRTFLLGSAAVAGGLVVGWVAVKWPLKNPLLGLLDDDDATLNPYVRIDPNGITIITPRTEVGQGSQSVLAALVAEELELDWGSFAIDHGPPSPAYFNSIVLSELLPFTATDDGMLARQGRALLGAYSKVTGVQGTGGSTTVPDGYGKMRMAGAAAREMLLEAAARQRGIPRAELRAESGAVVTPQGERIPYTALAGAAAELRPPRDVALKDPSAWRLLGKPMRRADVVAKSTGTATYGIDLRMPGMVYATVRSNPRIGGGVTSVDDAEAKAARGVLKVVPIDGGVGVIADNTWRAFRAAALLNIQWGAAPYPATTEALATAVARALEGRRDSRLADTGNVDAALAAGATVEAEYRVAYLAHAPLEPMSAVARFADGKLELWAATQTPRHTQRLVGKAIGISRDDVTLHVPLAGGSFGRRLEDDYARQAAQVAAAHPGVPVKMTWTREEDFTHDFPRPLAVARGRGLARDGRVEALDLSVASSSVAASQAARIEFPFAGPDVTLVAGAWDQPYALPHRRITGYRAAEMVPVSSWRSVGAGINAFFHESLLDELIHAAGADPLAERIRLCSDEASRRVLETAGEMSGWGTPLGEGRGRGVAFTLSFGVPVAEVVEVSQTSAGICVDRVFVVVEVGKVLDPVNFENQVQGGVLWGLGHAMFSELTYVDGVPEQTNFHLYQSMRFTQAPQIVVQALETGAVRGIGEPPVPPAAPALANAIFAATGQRIRELPMRRHVRFA comes from the coding sequence ATGGGCCGTGCCAAGACCATCGCCAGGCGCACGTTCCTGCTCGGCTCCGCGGCCGTGGCCGGCGGACTCGTTGTCGGCTGGGTGGCCGTGAAGTGGCCGCTCAAGAATCCCCTGCTCGGCCTGCTCGACGATGACGACGCCACGCTCAATCCCTACGTGCGCATCGACCCGAACGGCATCACCATCATCACGCCACGCACCGAGGTGGGCCAGGGCTCGCAGTCGGTGCTGGCGGCGCTGGTGGCTGAGGAGCTGGAACTCGACTGGGGAAGCTTCGCCATCGACCACGGTCCGCCAAGTCCAGCGTACTTCAACAGCATCGTGCTCTCGGAACTGCTCCCGTTCACGGCCACTGACGACGGGATGCTGGCGCGGCAGGGGCGCGCGCTGCTCGGCGCGTACTCCAAGGTCACCGGCGTCCAAGGCACCGGAGGATCGACGACCGTGCCCGATGGCTACGGCAAGATGCGGATGGCGGGCGCAGCGGCGCGCGAGATGCTGCTCGAGGCCGCGGCGCGCCAGCGCGGCATCCCGCGCGCCGAGTTGCGCGCGGAGTCCGGGGCCGTGGTCACGCCGCAGGGCGAGCGTATCCCGTACACCGCGCTTGCCGGGGCGGCGGCCGAGCTCAGGCCACCCCGCGACGTCGCGCTGAAGGATCCGTCCGCGTGGCGCTTGCTCGGCAAGCCGATGCGCCGCGCCGACGTCGTCGCCAAGTCCACCGGCACGGCGACGTACGGCATCGACCTGCGGATGCCCGGAATGGTGTACGCGACGGTCCGCAGCAACCCGCGTATCGGGGGTGGCGTCACGTCCGTGGATGACGCCGAGGCTAAGGCGGCGCGCGGTGTCCTCAAGGTCGTGCCGATCGATGGTGGCGTGGGCGTGATTGCCGACAACACTTGGCGTGCGTTCCGGGCGGCGGCGCTGCTGAATATCCAGTGGGGCGCGGCGCCGTACCCTGCCACGACCGAGGCGCTCGCGACGGCCGTCGCGCGGGCGCTCGAGGGGCGAAGAGATTCCAGGCTCGCCGACACCGGAAACGTCGACGCCGCGCTCGCTGCGGGCGCGACCGTGGAGGCTGAGTACCGGGTAGCGTATCTCGCGCACGCCCCGCTCGAACCGATGAGTGCCGTCGCGCGCTTCGCCGACGGCAAGCTGGAGCTCTGGGCCGCAACCCAGACCCCTCGACACACACAGCGACTCGTCGGCAAGGCCATCGGCATCAGCCGGGACGACGTCACCCTGCACGTCCCGCTGGCCGGGGGCAGCTTCGGGCGTCGCCTCGAAGACGACTATGCGCGGCAGGCGGCGCAGGTCGCTGCAGCACATCCCGGCGTGCCGGTGAAGATGACCTGGACGCGTGAAGAGGACTTCACGCACGACTTCCCGCGCCCGTTGGCCGTGGCGCGCGGGCGCGGGCTGGCACGCGATGGGCGCGTCGAGGCCCTCGACCTCTCGGTCGCGTCGAGCTCCGTCGCCGCCTCGCAGGCCGCGCGCATCGAGTTCCCCTTCGCCGGCCCCGATGTCACGCTCGTCGCCGGCGCCTGGGACCAACCCTACGCCCTGCCACATCGCCGCATCACCGGATACCGCGCCGCGGAAATGGTCCCCGTGTCATCGTGGCGTTCCGTGGGCGCGGGCATCAACGCGTTCTTCCACGAATCGTTGCTGGACGAACTCATCCACGCCGCAGGCGCGGATCCCCTGGCCGAGCGCATCCGCCTGTGCTCGGATGAGGCGTCTAGGCGCGTACTCGAGACCGCGGGTGAGATGTCCGGCTGGGGCACGCCGCTCGGCGAGGGGCGCGGGCGCGGCGTGGCGTTCACCCTCTCCTTCGGCGTCCCAGTCGCGGAAGTGGTCGAGGTGAGCCAAACTTCAGCCGGCATCTGCGTGGACCGCGTGTTCGTCGTCGTCGAGGTGGGCAAGGTGCTCGACCCCGTCAACTTCGAGAATCAAGTGCAGGGCGGCGTGCTCTGGGGCCTCGGTCACGCAATGTTTTCCGAGCTGACCTACGTGGACGGCGTGCCGGAGCAGACCAACTTCCATCTCTACCAATCGATGCGGTTCACGCAGGCGCCCCAGATCGTCGTGCAAGCCTTGGAAACCGGTGCGGTACGCGGCATCGGCGAGCCGCCGGTGCCCCCGGCCGCGCCGGCCTTGGCCAACGCCATCTTTGCGGCCACTGGCCAACGCATCCGCGAACTGCCGATGCGCCGGCACGTGAGGTTCGCGTGA
- a CDS encoding DUF1304 domain-containing protein, producing the protein MLIAAQLAVALVALLHVGFLVLEMFLWESPTGLRIFRQTKEQAAASRVLAANQGLYNGFLAAGLLWGLSLGPAGRHIVGFFLACVIIAGVYGAATANRRILIVQALPAAVALTLLFLAR; encoded by the coding sequence ATGCTCATCGCCGCCCAGCTCGCCGTCGCCCTCGTCGCGCTCCTGCACGTTGGCTTCCTCGTCCTCGAGATGTTCCTGTGGGAGTCGCCCACCGGCCTGCGCATCTTCCGGCAGACCAAGGAACAAGCCGCCGCCTCGCGCGTGCTCGCCGCCAACCAAGGCCTCTACAACGGCTTCCTCGCCGCCGGGCTGCTGTGGGGACTGTCGCTCGGCCCTGCTGGCCGACACATCGTCGGGTTCTTTCTCGCCTGTGTCATCATCGCGGGCGTCTACGGCGCGGCGACGGCCAACCGGCGCATCCTGATCGTCCAGGCGCTACCGGCGGCCGTCGCACTCACGCTGCTCTTCCTCGCGCGCTGA
- a CDS encoding GGDEF domain-containing protein → MTAPATRAPRRWSAGFTRAAPRTPVWSAPDPALAAAGIEGEHVVATVRLVAMALLMISPTISIVATRGQDPMHIAGFTITTLAALASVAIWWRLRNGDWHPWIGFASSTFDISMVTLALASFYVVATPLSAINSTVTFEMYFLALVATSLRYDARICIVVGVLAVLQYGSLWAVAALNHDLTAVEYVMRAGPYIPVDLFTRLILLGIATLLSVSIVRRAQRLLYLASRDRLTGLYNRGHFDRALVSAMDQATRDKTPLTLALLDVDHFKQINDQHGHVIGDRVLEQVADLMARSMRKTDVVARYGGEEFVIILPNTTRDAAYHRIEALRREISDFPLQVGAHEVLRINFSAGVAGTIADPEITDPKVLVDVADRRLFAAKRAGRGRVFASEEDVSAALESGLASPEAIQATRRLSR, encoded by the coding sequence GTGACCGCGCCGGCGACGCGTGCGCCTCGGCGCTGGTCCGCCGGCTTCACCCGGGCGGCACCGCGCACGCCCGTCTGGTCGGCGCCGGACCCGGCACTGGCCGCAGCCGGTATCGAGGGCGAACACGTCGTCGCCACGGTGCGCCTCGTCGCAATGGCGCTGCTGATGATCTCACCGACCATCAGCATCGTCGCCACTCGCGGGCAGGACCCGATGCACATCGCCGGATTCACCATCACGACCTTGGCTGCCCTTGCCTCTGTGGCCATCTGGTGGCGGCTGCGCAACGGCGACTGGCATCCGTGGATCGGCTTCGCGTCGAGCACCTTCGACATTTCGATGGTCACCCTCGCCCTCGCGAGCTTCTACGTCGTCGCCACGCCGCTGAGCGCCATCAACTCGACGGTCACGTTCGAGATGTACTTCTTGGCGCTGGTGGCGACGTCGCTGCGCTACGACGCCCGCATCTGCATCGTCGTCGGCGTGCTGGCCGTGCTGCAGTACGGGTCCCTGTGGGCAGTGGCGGCGCTCAACCACGATCTCACCGCGGTCGAGTACGTGATGCGTGCCGGGCCGTACATTCCGGTGGATCTCTTCACTCGGCTAATCCTGCTCGGCATCGCCACGCTGCTCTCGGTGAGCATCGTGCGTCGGGCCCAGCGCCTGCTCTATCTCGCGTCGCGCGACCGGCTCACCGGTCTCTACAACCGCGGCCACTTCGACCGCGCGCTGGTCTCGGCGATGGACCAGGCCACCCGCGACAAGACGCCGCTCACGCTGGCGCTGCTGGACGTCGACCACTTCAAGCAGATCAACGACCAGCACGGTCACGTCATCGGCGACCGCGTGCTCGAGCAAGTCGCCGACCTGATGGCGCGCTCGATGCGCAAGACCGACGTCGTCGCGCGCTACGGCGGCGAGGAGTTCGTCATCATCCTGCCCAACACCACGCGCGATGCCGCGTACCACCGCATCGAGGCGCTACGCCGCGAAATCAGCGACTTCCCGCTACAGGTCGGCGCGCACGAGGTGCTGCGCATCAACTTCAGCGCCGGGGTCGCGGGCACGATCGCCGACCCGGAAATCACCGACCCCAAGGTGCTCGTGGACGTGGCCGACCGCCGCCTCTTTGCCGCCAAGCGCGCCGGTCGCGGGCGCGTCTTCGCCAGCGAAGAGGACGTCAGCGCCGCGCTGGAATCAGGATTAGCGAGTCCTGAGGCGATACAAGCCACTCGGCGCCTGTCGCGATGA
- a CDS encoding lamin tail domain-containing protein, with protein MMRVAGPLAAAVAFLSCAEPPTAPEAARVLSLPLMVASTATPPVVISQLYGAGGNSGAVLTHDYVELFNPGSEPVQMTNWSLQYGSSSGTTWNNRVNFSGTIAAGGYFLVQLASGGSNGVPLPTADASGTTINMAAGAGKIVLVSNQTQLPGVACPTENGIVDQVSFGSTNCNAAWGSSPAASTTNAVFRADNGCRYTPPPAPSSDFTVGPPAPRNSSSPTTSCTTPAVVTTVEISDADTSLLVGETLALTAIARDADGEPVGATLTWSSSASSVASVSSTGVVTALAAGTAEIIVNAGEDITDTVTITVTVPPPPPENIDVVISQVYGGGGNAGSTWRNDFIELYNRGSEAVSLVGWSVQYASAAGTSWQVTPLSGTIEPGKYYLVQQAAGTGGTADLPTPDAVGTIAMAAGSAKVLLSSAVAAQAGACPVGASIVDRLTYGNSNCAATWGDGAPTISATLAALRQNDGCVNTGIAADDFVALAPNPRNSASPQRDCTEPPREQSDATILINELMGDPAAAENASWGEWFEVRNFGTSPVDLQGWRIISGGTSQPAHTITQSVVVPAGGYAVLGRGFDPARNGGVTLDYNYFVGSATTIWLDNADYLMLVDTEGLRVDSVAWTSLPRGVTKGLRPGLGRSPNVDGADWAYASTTFGEGDYGTPGAENAALVEVPPFVSPNRITFSGRVAADAPLPVGFEAQLFATLLDASNTSIPTVFTWESLTPAIASVDERGVIRALAPGEAAFRATATDGTARIHRLMMETPTLGNTSYADPAEFGLPVDDDPSDDVLITRREFTGSWNGLRAIPNWTAYGLVGEQVGAGADRCNCFTFDSQLEAQGFPRYNTADYTGAGAFAGYGIDRGHLVRSFDRTAGSADNAATYLFSNIIPQAADNNQGPWAQHEIYLGDLARVDGKELFIFAGASGSLGTVKGEGRITIPEYTWKVSVVAPRGTRLADVADYRDLQVIAVVMPNVPGIRNVPWQSYVVTADSVERLSGYRFLTALPEKTRRALVTGTQPPLGNIVAPTGTEGQSLTFSSAGSLDPNGTIVGYQWDFGDGNTASGATATHTYTFAGSYTAQLIVTDNDGLADTVTAAVAVAPVTVAEGMTQLRTALDELVAAAGLNRGQAQSLLAKWNALDASLKRGNAQAARGQLTALRNELRALVNSGRATAAQVAAAVLAIERLERAIP; from the coding sequence ATGATGCGAGTTGCCGGCCCGCTTGCGGCGGCCGTGGCCTTCTTGTCCTGCGCCGAGCCGCCGACGGCGCCTGAAGCGGCCCGCGTACTGTCGCTACCGTTGATGGTGGCCTCGACCGCCACACCACCGGTAGTCATCAGCCAGCTCTACGGTGCCGGCGGGAACTCGGGCGCGGTCCTCACGCACGACTACGTGGAGCTGTTCAATCCGGGCAGCGAGCCGGTGCAGATGACGAACTGGTCGCTGCAGTACGGCTCGTCCAGCGGAACCACCTGGAACAATCGCGTCAACTTCTCCGGCACGATCGCAGCCGGCGGCTACTTCCTCGTGCAGCTCGCCTCGGGCGGATCGAATGGCGTGCCGCTGCCGACTGCCGATGCGTCCGGCACGACGATCAATATGGCCGCGGGTGCCGGCAAGATCGTGCTGGTCTCCAACCAGACGCAGCTCCCTGGCGTCGCCTGCCCGACCGAGAACGGCATCGTGGACCAGGTGTCGTTCGGGTCCACCAACTGCAACGCCGCTTGGGGTTCTTCGCCGGCCGCGAGCACCACGAACGCCGTCTTCCGCGCCGACAACGGCTGTCGCTACACGCCGCCGCCTGCACCGTCCAGCGATTTCACGGTCGGGCCACCGGCACCGCGCAACTCGTCCAGCCCGACGACCTCGTGCACCACGCCGGCCGTTGTCACGACTGTGGAGATCAGCGACGCGGACACCAGTCTGCTGGTGGGTGAGACGCTCGCTCTCACCGCCATCGCGCGGGATGCTGACGGCGAGCCCGTCGGCGCAACGCTGACGTGGAGCAGCTCGGCCAGCAGCGTGGCAAGCGTGAGCAGCACGGGCGTGGTGACGGCGCTGGCCGCCGGCACGGCAGAGATCATCGTGAACGCGGGCGAGGACATCACGGACACTGTCACCATCACGGTGACGGTTCCGCCGCCGCCGCCCGAGAACATCGACGTTGTCATCAGTCAGGTGTATGGTGGTGGCGGCAATGCCGGCTCGACGTGGCGCAACGACTTCATCGAGCTATACAACAGAGGCAGCGAGGCCGTGAGCCTAGTCGGCTGGAGCGTGCAGTATGCATCGGCCGCGGGAACGAGCTGGCAGGTGACACCGCTCAGCGGGACGATCGAGCCGGGCAAGTACTATCTCGTGCAGCAGGCCGCCGGCACTGGCGGCACCGCCGACCTCCCGACGCCAGACGCCGTCGGCACGATCGCGATGGCCGCCGGCTCGGCCAAGGTGCTGCTCAGCTCGGCGGTGGCCGCGCAGGCCGGCGCCTGTCCCGTCGGCGCGAGCATCGTCGACCGCCTGACCTACGGCAACAGCAACTGCGCCGCGACGTGGGGCGACGGCGCGCCGACGATCAGCGCGACGCTGGCGGCGCTGCGGCAGAACGACGGTTGCGTCAACACCGGAATCGCCGCAGACGATTTCGTCGCACTCGCACCGAACCCCCGCAACTCCGCATCCCCGCAACGCGATTGCACCGAACCGCCGCGCGAGCAGTCCGACGCGACCATCCTCATCAACGAGTTGATGGGCGACCCGGCCGCCGCCGAGAATGCCAGCTGGGGCGAGTGGTTCGAAGTGCGCAACTTTGGCACGTCGCCGGTTGACCTGCAGGGCTGGCGCATCATCTCCGGCGGCACGAGCCAGCCGGCGCACACCATCACTCAGAGCGTAGTGGTGCCGGCCGGTGGCTACGCGGTGCTCGGGCGTGGCTTTGACCCGGCGCGCAACGGCGGCGTGACGCTGGACTACAACTACTTCGTGGGTAGCGCGACGACGATCTGGCTCGACAACGCCGACTACCTGATGCTCGTCGACACCGAAGGCCTGCGCGTGGACTCGGTGGCCTGGACGTCACTGCCGCGTGGCGTGACGAAGGGGCTGCGACCCGGGCTCGGCCGCTCGCCGAACGTGGACGGCGCGGACTGGGCCTACGCGTCGACGACGTTTGGCGAAGGCGACTATGGTACACCGGGCGCGGAGAACGCGGCGCTGGTGGAGGTGCCGCCGTTCGTTTCGCCGAACCGCATCACCTTCTCTGGCCGCGTGGCCGCCGATGCCCCGCTGCCGGTGGGGTTCGAGGCCCAGCTGTTTGCGACCTTGCTTGACGCGAGCAACACGTCCATCCCGACGGTGTTCACCTGGGAGTCGCTGACCCCGGCCATCGCATCGGTAGACGAGCGCGGCGTGATTCGCGCATTGGCGCCGGGTGAGGCCGCATTCCGCGCCACGGCGACCGACGGCACCGCCCGCATCCATCGCCTGATGATGGAGACGCCGACGCTCGGCAATACGAGCTACGCCGACCCGGCGGAGTTCGGGCTTCCGGTGGATGACGACCCAAGCGACGACGTGCTCATCACGCGCCGCGAGTTCACTGGCTCGTGGAACGGGCTGCGCGCGATTCCCAACTGGACGGCCTACGGTTTGGTCGGCGAGCAGGTGGGCGCCGGCGCCGACCGCTGCAATTGCTTCACCTTCGATTCGCAGCTGGAAGCACAGGGCTTCCCGCGTTACAACACCGCGGACTACACGGGCGCCGGTGCGTTCGCCGGATACGGCATCGACCGCGGTCACCTCGTGCGCTCGTTCGACCGCACGGCGGGTTCGGCGGACAACGCCGCGACGTACCTGTTCTCGAACATCATCCCGCAGGCCGCGGACAACAACCAAGGGCCCTGGGCGCAGCACGAGATCTACCTGGGTGACCTTGCCCGCGTGGACGGCAAGGAGCTGTTCATCTTCGCCGGCGCGTCAGGCAGCCTCGGGACCGTGAAGGGCGAAGGCCGCATCACCATTCCTGAATACACCTGGAAGGTCAGCGTCGTCGCGCCGCGCGGCACGCGCCTCGCCGACGTCGCGGACTATCGCGACCTGCAGGTCATCGCGGTCGTGATGCCGAATGTACCGGGCATCCGCAACGTCCCGTGGCAGAGCTACGTGGTCACTGCGGACTCGGTCGAACGCCTCAGCGGCTATCGCTTCCTGACGGCGCTGCCGGAGAAGACGCGCCGGGCGTTGGTGACGGGTACGCAGCCGCCGCTCGGGAACATCGTGGCGCCGACGGGCACGGAGGGGCAGTCGCTCACGTTCAGCTCGGCTGGTTCGCTGGACCCGAATGGCACCATCGTCGGCTATCAGTGGGATTTCGGCGACGGCAACACCGCCTCGGGAGCGACGGCGACGCACACCTATACGTTCGCCGGCAGCTATACGGCGCAGTTGATCGTGACCGACAACGATGGACTGGCGGACACGGTGACGGCGGCGGTAGCAGTGGCGCCGGTGACGGTGGCTGAGGGTATGACCCAGCTGCGCACGGCGCTGGACGAACTCGTCGCTGCTGCGGGACTCAACCGCGGGCAGGCGCAGTCGCTGTTGGCGAAGTGGAATGCGCTGGACGCGAGCCTCAAGCGCGGCAACGCGCAGGCGGCACGCGGGCAGCTCACCGCGCTACGCAATGAGTTGCGTGCGCTGGTGAACAGCGGGCGTGCCACGGCCGCGCAGGTTGCGGCAGCGGTACTCGCGATCGAGCGCCTCGAGCGCGCGATCCCGTAG
- a CDS encoding secondary thiamine-phosphate synthase enzyme YjbQ — MPVRRHSLRLRTSAAIEFVDLTAEVRAWAESQGLRDGLLTVSSPHTTARIVINERDPALQRDMLRHLQQFAPADAAYEHNQHTVDGRNNAHAHLAALYLPTSEHLVLSDGQVQLGDWQALFFVELDGPRELREVHLQLLGE; from the coding sequence ATGCCCGTGCGACGTCATTCCCTGCGCCTGCGGACCAGCGCCGCGATCGAGTTCGTGGATCTCACGGCGGAGGTCCGTGCCTGGGCCGAGTCGCAGGGCCTGCGGGACGGCCTGCTGACGGTGAGCTCGCCACACACGACGGCGCGCATCGTCATCAACGAGCGGGATCCCGCCTTGCAGCGCGATATGCTGCGACACCTGCAGCAGTTCGCCCCCGCCGATGCGGCGTACGAGCACAACCAGCATACGGTGGACGGACGCAACAACGCGCACGCGCACCTGGCCGCGCTGTACCTGCCGACGAGCGAGCACCTCGTGCTGAGCGATGGACAAGTGCAGCTCGGCGACTGGCAAGCGCTGTTCTTCGTCGAACTCGACGGGCCGCGAGAGCTGCGCGAGGTGCATCTGCAGTTGCTCGGCGAATGA
- a CDS encoding (2Fe-2S)-binding protein — MRLTVNGTPRELDVEPTMPLLWALRDELGVTGPKYGCGIGVCGACTVHVDGKPVRSCSTPVGSVTKPVTTIEGLGTPDNLHVVQQAWIELQVAQCGYCQSGQMMAAAALIAQHREPTDAQIDAAMDAHLCRCGTYPRIRAAVRRAAELQRGAR; from the coding sequence ATGCGCCTGACCGTCAACGGAACGCCCCGCGAGCTGGACGTCGAGCCGACGATGCCCCTGCTCTGGGCTCTGCGCGACGAGCTGGGCGTCACCGGCCCCAAGTACGGATGCGGCATCGGGGTGTGCGGCGCCTGCACCGTGCACGTGGATGGCAAGCCGGTGCGCAGTTGCTCGACCCCGGTCGGCAGCGTCACCAAGCCCGTCACCACCATCGAAGGCCTCGGCACGCCAGACAACCTGCACGTGGTGCAGCAGGCGTGGATCGAGCTGCAGGTGGCGCAGTGCGGATACTGCCAATCCGGGCAGATGATGGCGGCCGCCGCGCTTATTGCGCAGCACCGCGAACCAACCGACGCGCAGATCGACGCCGCGATGGACGCGCATCTCTGCCGCTGCGGGACCTATCCTCGCATTCGGGCCGCTGTGCGTCGCGCCGCCGAACTCCAGCGCGGAGCGCGCTGA